The following proteins come from a genomic window of Streptococcus oralis:
- a CDS encoding ABC transporter ATP-binding protein, with the protein MENKKMSFWKYYKPFLAGLQIPLLVAVVAAVCSSIITVYGPTKIKEITNLISDGLMTGIDLEAVSSIASFLVILYVLGAILNYTQAYIFSSSIQHFSKRLRTAIAEKINRLPLGYFDRHSQGDTLSRVTNDVDTAAQSLNQSLGTVISASFLLIAVLVTMFSMNWILALVTVVSTFVGFAAVSVIMAKSQGYFKAQQNNLAAVNGYVEEMYSGHNVVTSYNAVDTSKARFAGLNQNLHDSIWKSQFISGIMMPAMFFVGNFSYVLVIIVGAALALEGHITIGIIVAFMVYVRTFSQPLSQIAQGITSLQQASAAMGRVFEFLGEAEMQDESHKERQLTGMRGEVVFDRVSFGYTPERTIIHDFSATAHAGQKVAIVGPTGAGKTTIVNLLMKFYEIDKGSIRIDGVDTKDMKRSEVHDAFSMVLQDTWLFEGTIRENLIYNQTGISDERMMEASKAVGIHHFIMTLPDGYDTVLDDTVTLSVGQKQLLTIARALLKDAPLLILDEATSSVDTRTEELIQKAMDRLMEGRTSFVIAHRLSTIRNADLILVMKDGNIIEQGNHEELMAQGGFYADLYNSQFTEDEAEE; encoded by the coding sequence ATGGAAAATAAGAAAATGTCTTTTTGGAAATATTATAAACCTTTTCTAGCAGGTCTCCAAATTCCCCTACTAGTAGCGGTTGTAGCAGCTGTATGTTCAAGCATCATCACTGTTTATGGACCAACCAAGATTAAGGAAATTACCAACTTGATTTCAGATGGTTTGATGACAGGAATTGATTTAGAGGCTGTTTCAAGTATTGCTAGCTTTTTAGTGATTCTCTATGTACTTGGTGCTATCCTTAACTATACACAGGCCTATATCTTTTCATCGAGCATTCAGCATTTTTCAAAACGCTTGCGGACAGCAATCGCTGAAAAAATCAATCGTTTGCCACTTGGCTATTTTGACCGTCATTCACAAGGAGACACCCTTTCGCGCGTGACCAATGATGTGGATACAGCGGCGCAATCTCTCAACCAAAGTCTCGGAACAGTTATCTCAGCCAGCTTCTTGTTGATTGCTGTTTTGGTGACCATGTTTAGTATGAACTGGATTTTAGCTCTGGTAACGGTTGTTTCTACGTTTGTTGGTTTTGCGGCGGTTTCAGTAATTATGGCCAAGTCACAGGGTTATTTTAAAGCCCAACAAAATAATCTAGCAGCCGTCAATGGTTATGTGGAAGAGATGTACTCTGGCCACAATGTAGTGACCAGCTACAACGCAGTGGACACCTCCAAAGCGAGATTTGCAGGTTTAAACCAAAACTTGCACGACAGCATCTGGAAATCTCAGTTTATCTCTGGTATCATGATGCCAGCCATGTTCTTTGTTGGGAATTTTAGCTATGTTTTGGTCATCATTGTTGGGGCCGCGCTTGCTCTAGAAGGGCATATCACTATAGGGATTATTGTAGCCTTTATGGTTTACGTACGGACCTTCTCCCAACCCCTGTCACAGATTGCCCAAGGGATTACGAGCTTACAACAAGCGAGTGCAGCCATGGGACGTGTCTTTGAATTTCTAGGTGAAGCTGAGATGCAGGATGAATCCCATAAGGAAAGACAATTGACTGGCATGAGAGGAGAAGTGGTCTTTGATCGCGTATCCTTTGGTTATACACCAGAACGCACCATCATCCATGACTTTTCTGCGACAGCTCATGCAGGCCAGAAGGTCGCTATCGTTGGGCCTACTGGAGCTGGTAAGACAACCATTGTCAATCTTTTGATGAAGTTCTATGAGATTGATAAGGGAAGTATCCGTATCGATGGTGTCGATACCAAGGATATGAAGCGCTCAGAAGTACACGATGCCTTTTCAATGGTCTTGCAAGATACTTGGCTCTTTGAAGGAACGATTCGAGAAAATCTCATCTACAATCAAACGGGCATCAGTGATGAACGAATGATGGAAGCAAGCAAGGCTGTGGGAATCCACCACTTTATCATGACTTTGCCAGATGGCTACGATACTGTTTTGGATGACACCGTGACCTTGTCTGTTGGACAAAAACAGCTCTTGACCATTGCTCGTGCCCTTCTCAAGGATGCACCGCTCTTGATTTTGGATGAAGCGACATCCTCAGTCGACACACGTACAGAGGAATTGATTCAGAAAGCCATGGACCGTTTGATGGAGGGTAGAACTTCCTTTGTCATCGCCCACCGCTTGTCAACTATTCGTAATGCCGACTTGATTCTTGTCATGAAAGATGGTAATATCATCGAACAAGGCAACCATGAGGAGCTGATGGCGCAAGGTGGCTTCTACGCCGACTTGTACAATAGTCAATTTACAGAAGACGAAGCAGAAGAATAA
- a CDS encoding ABC transporter ATP-binding protein: MKKLAKRITGKEWGMIVLTILFTCFSVYLELEVPTYISQITELLGTSGTQLDALWSPAAKMIGLSLLAFFSSVMVGFFAARVAASYTTHLRTDVFHQVLDFSQTEIKRFSIPSLLTRTTNDITQIQMLFTMGLQVVTRGPIMAIWAIGKILGKSEYWLWAVVVAVIVNVLMTTILMTLAFPKQSVIQKLTDKLNSITRESLTGIRVVRAYNAEDYQDEKFEAANDEVTRLNLFVNRLMAIMNPIMMAISSGLSLAIYWIGAYIINDASLAERLPLFSDMVVFMSYAMQVVMGFLLMGALFIVLPRTLVSAGRINQVLDLHSSIENPSHAQTADPSVQGQVEFRDVTFRYSKNSEAVVEHVTFKAEAGQTVAFIGSTGSGKSTLVNLLPRFYDVSDGEILVDEVNVQDYDLEDLRNKVGYIPQKAVLFSGDVKGNLDFGKSKETPLSEAAMWQALELAQSKSFIEDKEVGLASEVAQGGTNFSGGQRQRLAIARALARKPEILIFDDSFSALDYKTDRILRQELAEKTQSMTKLIVAQRISTIMDADLILVLDQGKVVGQGTHKELLATNEVYQEIAYSQLSKEELEHGK, encoded by the coding sequence ATGAAGAAACTCGCTAAACGTATTACAGGAAAAGAGTGGGGGATGATTGTCCTTACGATTCTTTTCACTTGTTTCTCGGTCTATCTCGAGTTAGAGGTACCGACCTACATTTCACAAATTACAGAGTTACTTGGAACGTCTGGAACGCAGTTGGATGCACTCTGGTCACCAGCTGCGAAGATGATTGGTTTGTCTTTATTGGCTTTCTTTTCATCTGTTATGGTTGGTTTCTTTGCCGCTCGCGTTGCAGCATCCTATACAACCCATCTACGCACTGATGTATTTCATCAGGTTTTGGATTTTTCGCAGACAGAGATCAAACGTTTTTCAATCCCAAGTCTTTTGACTCGGACGACCAATGATATCACTCAGATTCAGATGCTCTTTACTATGGGCTTACAGGTAGTGACTCGTGGGCCTATCATGGCCATCTGGGCCATTGGAAAAATCCTTGGGAAGTCGGAATACTGGCTCTGGGCAGTGGTTGTGGCTGTTATTGTGAATGTCTTGATGACCACTATTCTCATGACTCTGGCCTTTCCAAAACAATCTGTCATCCAAAAATTGACAGATAAACTCAATAGCATCACTCGTGAAAGCTTGACTGGGATTCGAGTTGTTCGTGCATACAATGCTGAGGATTACCAAGATGAAAAATTTGAAGCAGCCAATGATGAGGTGACACGTCTCAATCTCTTTGTCAATCGATTGATGGCGATTATGAACCCGATCATGATGGCCATTTCAAGTGGACTAAGTTTAGCCATTTACTGGATTGGTGCCTATATCATCAACGACGCAAGTTTGGCAGAACGTTTGCCACTCTTTAGTGATATGGTGGTCTTCATGTCCTATGCTATGCAGGTCGTGATGGGCTTCCTTCTCATGGGAGCACTCTTTATCGTTCTTCCTCGTACCTTGGTTTCGGCAGGGCGTATCAATCAAGTATTGGATCTGCATTCTTCTATTGAAAATCCTAGTCATGCACAGACAGCGGATCCTTCAGTTCAAGGACAAGTGGAATTCCGTGATGTAACTTTCCGCTACTCTAAAAACTCTGAAGCAGTCGTGGAACATGTCACTTTCAAAGCAGAAGCGGGTCAAACCGTAGCCTTCATCGGATCGACTGGATCAGGTAAGTCTACGCTTGTCAACCTCTTGCCACGTTTTTACGATGTTTCTGATGGAGAAATCCTAGTGGACGAAGTTAATGTTCAAGACTATGACTTGGAAGATTTGCGCAACAAGGTTGGTTATATTCCTCAAAAAGCTGTGCTCTTTTCTGGAGATGTCAAGGGGAACTTGGACTTTGGCAAAAGCAAAGAAACTCCTCTAAGCGAGGCTGCTATGTGGCAAGCCCTTGAATTGGCCCAGTCTAAAAGCTTCATAGAGGATAAGGAAGTAGGACTTGCATCAGAAGTAGCCCAAGGTGGAACCAACTTCTCAGGAGGTCAAAGACAGCGTTTGGCCATTGCGCGTGCCTTGGCTCGTAAACCAGAGATTCTCATTTTTGATGACTCCTTCTCAGCCTTGGACTACAAGACGGATCGTATCTTACGCCAAGAGCTAGCTGAGAAAACACAATCCATGACCAAGCTCATCGTAGCGCAGCGGATTTCTACCATTATGGATGCTGACCTGATCTTAGTCTTGGATCAAGGAAAAGTCGTGGGACAAGGCACCCATAAGGAACTTCTAGCTACCAACGAAGTCTACCAAGAAATTGCCTACTCACAACTATCGAAGGAGGAATTGGAACATGGAAAATAA
- a CDS encoding MarR family winged helix-turn-helix transcriptional regulator, with the protein MDKPMLILKRFGHQVHLMVQKEAKRCGIEFMGGPQGQVVRFLDGREENQDLVLIKDIEQELNITKSVASNLVKRMVQNGLVELEASPVDRRAKFVRLTDKSRSQLQEVKAFFDRIDRSLLEGVSKSDLAIFEKVLGQLQENVEKIGGENEETR; encoded by the coding sequence ATGGACAAACCGATGTTAATTTTAAAACGTTTTGGGCACCAGGTTCACCTGATGGTGCAGAAAGAAGCCAAACGCTGTGGTATTGAATTTATGGGTGGACCTCAAGGCCAGGTTGTACGTTTTTTGGATGGCCGTGAGGAAAACCAAGACTTGGTCTTGATTAAAGATATTGAGCAGGAACTCAATATTACCAAGTCTGTGGCGAGTAACTTGGTCAAGCGCATGGTGCAAAATGGTTTGGTGGAATTAGAGGCGAGCCCTGTTGATAGGCGGGCCAAGTTTGTACGTTTGACGGACAAGTCACGTTCTCAGCTGCAAGAGGTCAAGGCGTTTTTTGATCGGATTGACAGGAGTCTGCTAGAGGGTGTTTCCAAGTCAGACTTGGCAATCTTTGAAAAGGTTCTCGGGCAATTGCAAGAAAATGTTGAGAAGATAGGAGGAGAGAATGAAGAAACTCGCTAA
- a CDS encoding YebC/PmpR family DNA-binding transcriptional regulator, whose product MGRKWANIVAKKTAKDGANSKVYAKFGVEIYVAAKKGDPDPESNTALKFVIDRAKQAQVPKHVIDKAIDKAKGNTDETFTEGRYEGFGPNGSMLIVDTLTSNVNRTAANVRAAFGKNGGNMGASGSVSYLFDNKGVIVFAGEDADAVFEQLLEADVDVDDVEAEEGTITVYTAPTDLHKAIVALRESGIEEFQVTELEMIPQSEVELSGDDLETFEKLYSVLEDDEDVQKIYTNVDGF is encoded by the coding sequence ATGGGACGTAAATGGGCCAATATCGTAGCTAAGAAAACGGCTAAAGATGGAGCTAACTCTAAAGTATATGCAAAATTTGGTGTAGAAATCTATGTAGCAGCTAAAAAGGGTGATCCAGACCCAGAATCAAACACTGCTTTGAAATTCGTTATCGATCGTGCTAAACAAGCCCAAGTGCCAAAACACGTTATCGATAAAGCGATTGATAAAGCAAAAGGAAACACAGACGAAACCTTTACAGAAGGACGTTACGAAGGATTTGGACCAAATGGTTCTATGCTGATCGTTGATACCTTGACTTCAAACGTCAACCGTACGGCAGCCAATGTCCGTGCTGCCTTTGGTAAAAACGGCGGAAACATGGGTGCTTCAGGTTCTGTTTCATACCTCTTTGACAACAAGGGTGTGATCGTATTTGCAGGTGAGGACGCTGATGCAGTCTTTGAGCAATTGCTCGAAGCAGATGTGGATGTGGACGATGTAGAAGCAGAAGAAGGAACAATTACTGTTTACACAGCTCCAACAGACCTTCACAAGGCTATCGTTGCCCTTCGTGAGTCTGGCATCGAAGAATTCCAAGTGACAGAATTGGAAATGATTCCTCAATCAGAAGTGGAATTGTCAGGGGACGACCTTGAAACCTTTGAAAAACTTTACAGCGTCCTTGAAGACGACGAAGACGTACAAAAAATCTATACCAACGTAGATGGCTTCTAA
- a CDS encoding MATE family efflux transporter, whose amino-acid sequence MNKKRSVDLIHGPILPALLSFAFPILLSNIFQQLYNTADVLIVGRFLGQDSLAAVGATTAIFDLIIGFTLGVGNGMGIVIARYYGARNFTKIKEAVAATWILGGLLSILVMLMGFVGLYPLLQYLDTPPEILPQSYQYISMIVTCVGVSFAYNLFAGLLRSIGDSLAALGFLIFSALVNVVLDLYFITQLHLGVQSAGLATIISQGLSAVLCFFYIRKSVPELLPQFKHFKWNKALYADLLEQGLAMGLMSSIVSIGSVILQSSVNTFGAVIISAQTAARRIMAFALLPMTAVSSAMTTFASQNLGAKRPDRIVQGLGIGSRLSMSWAGFVCIFLFFASPTLVSFLASSTDGYLVENGSLYLQISSIFYPILSLLLIYRNCLQGLGQKVLPLVSSFIELIGKTAFVVLIIPWAGYRGVILCEPLIWVAMTIQLYFSLFRHPLIKEGKAILAAKGQS is encoded by the coding sequence ATGAATAAGAAACGATCAGTGGACTTGATACATGGTCCTATTCTTCCGGCACTGTTAAGCTTTGCTTTTCCAATCTTGCTGTCAAATATTTTTCAGCAACTCTATAATACAGCTGACGTCTTGATTGTTGGGCGTTTTCTTGGTCAAGATTCCTTAGCTGCAGTAGGGGCGACAACGGCCATTTTTGACTTGATTATAGGCTTTACTCTCGGTGTTGGAAATGGCATGGGGATCGTCATTGCCCGCTATTATGGAGCTCGTAATTTCACTAAAATTAAAGAAGCAGTAGCAGCAACCTGGATTTTAGGAGGGCTTCTCAGTATTTTGGTCATGCTGATGGGATTCGTCGGTCTGTATCCACTCTTGCAATACCTGGATACCCCTCCAGAAATCCTTCCTCAGTCCTATCAATATATTTCCATGATTGTGACCTGTGTAGGCGTTAGCTTTGCCTATAACCTCTTTGCAGGCTTGTTGCGGTCCATTGGAGACAGTCTAGCAGCTCTTGGATTCCTGATTTTTTCTGCTTTGGTTAATGTAGTTCTGGATTTGTATTTTATTACGCAACTGCATCTGGGAGTTCAATCTGCGGGCCTTGCTACCATCATTTCACAAGGGTTGTCAGCGGTTCTTTGCTTTTTCTATATTCGCAAGAGTGTTCCAGAACTGCTCCCTCAATTCAAGCATTTTAAATGGAACAAGGCCTTGTATGCGGATCTTTTGGAGCAAGGTTTGGCTATGGGCTTGATGAGTTCGATTGTGTCTATTGGTAGTGTGATTTTACAGTCTTCTGTCAATACTTTTGGCGCAGTGATTATTAGTGCTCAGACGGCGGCGCGTCGCATTATGGCCTTTGCTCTGCTTCCGATGACGGCTGTTTCTTCTGCCATGACGACCTTTGCCTCTCAGAATCTTGGGGCTAAGCGACCAGACCGCATTGTCCAAGGGCTTGGTATTGGGAGTCGCCTGAGCATGTCTTGGGCAGGTTTTGTCTGTATCTTTCTCTTTTTTGCTAGTCCGACCTTGGTTTCCTTCTTGGCCAGTTCGACGGATGGATACTTGGTAGAAAATGGTAGCCTCTACCTGCAAATTAGTTCAATCTTTTATCCGATTTTGAGTCTCTTGTTGATTTATCGGAATTGTTTGCAGGGCTTGGGGCAAAAAGTCCTTCCTCTGGTATCTAGTTTTATCGAACTAATCGGTAAAACTGCTTTTGTGGTCTTGATTATCCCTTGGGCAGGCTATAGAGGAGTTATCCTTTGCGAACCCCTTATCTGGGTTGCCATGACCATCCAACTGTACTTTTCGCTTTTCCGTCACCCCTTGATAAAAGAAGGCAAGGCAATCTTGGCAGCCAAAGGACAATCCTAG
- a CDS encoding GNAT family N-acetyltransferase, giving the protein MSLTSQLITNAFPDLDKVEKLNKEAFPEEERVPLSEFLRYQDRDDAHFFAFYNEEEFVGFAFSISNQKAFYISFFAIMPHLRSHGYGKEIIEKLTDFYQRTMLLEVERLDEECDNLEQRKARMDFYRQNGFKTANAFLEYDDLSFEILYRGDHFDEEAYRDIFQKLQDEHYFDFHIEYRRFSDH; this is encoded by the coding sequence ATGAGTTTGACCAGTCAATTAATAACCAATGCATTTCCCGATCTTGATAAGGTTGAAAAGCTAAACAAGGAAGCTTTCCCCGAGGAAGAACGAGTCCCTCTGTCTGAGTTCTTGCGCTATCAGGACCGAGATGACGCCCACTTTTTTGCCTTTTATAATGAAGAAGAGTTTGTCGGCTTTGCCTTCTCCATCTCCAATCAAAAAGCCTTCTATATAAGCTTTTTTGCCATCATGCCCCACCTGAGAAGCCACGGGTACGGAAAGGAAATCATCGAAAAGCTGACCGATTTTTACCAGCGAACCATGTTGCTGGAAGTCGAGCGATTGGATGAAGAATGCGATAATTTGGAGCAGAGAAAGGCTCGCATGGATTTCTATCGCCAAAATGGTTTCAAAACAGCCAACGCTTTTCTAGAGTACGATGATTTGAGTTTTGAAATCCTCTATCGTGGCGACCATTTTGACGAAGAAGCCTATCGCGACATCTTCCAAAAGTTACAGGATGAACATTATTTTGACTTTCATATCGAATACCGTCGTTTTAGTGATCATTAG
- the recA gene encoding recombinase RecA, whose translation MAKKPTKKLDEIGKKFGADREKALNDALKLIEKDFGKGSIMRLGERAEQKVQVMSSGSLALDIALGSGGYPKGRIIEIYGPESSGKTTVALHAVAQAQKEGGIAAFIDAEHALDPAYAAALGVNIDELLLSQPDSGEQGLEIAGKLIDSGAVDLVVIDSVAALVPRAEIDGDIGDSHVGLQARMMSQAMRKLGASINKTKTIAIFINQLREKVGVMFGNPETTPGGRALKFYASVRLDVRGSTQIKGTGDQKDTNVGKETKIKVVKNKVAPPFKEAFVEIMYGEGISKTGELLKIASDLDIIKKAGAWYSYKDEKIGQGSENAKKYLADHPEVFDAIDHQVRVQYGLIEDEEGTTPTSVVEDLAPNQEVTLDLGEGLEIEIEE comes from the coding sequence ATGGCGAAAAAACCAACAAAAAAATTAGATGAAATTGGGAAAAAATTTGGGGCTGACCGTGAAAAAGCATTGAACGATGCCCTGAAATTGATTGAGAAAGACTTTGGTAAAGGATCAATCATGCGCTTGGGTGAGCGCGCGGAGCAAAAAGTGCAAGTGATGAGTTCAGGGTCATTGGCACTTGACATTGCCCTTGGTTCAGGTGGTTATCCTAAGGGACGTATCATCGAAATCTACGGACCAGAGTCTTCTGGTAAGACAACGGTTGCCCTTCACGCTGTTGCGCAAGCACAGAAAGAAGGCGGTATTGCAGCCTTTATCGATGCGGAACATGCTCTTGACCCAGCCTATGCTGCAGCCCTTGGTGTGAACATTGACGAATTGCTCTTGTCACAACCAGACTCAGGTGAACAAGGTCTTGAAATTGCTGGAAAATTGATTGACTCAGGTGCAGTTGACCTTGTCGTTATCGACTCGGTTGCGGCCCTTGTACCTCGTGCGGAAATTGATGGGGATATTGGAGATAGTCACGTTGGTTTGCAAGCTCGTATGATGAGCCAGGCCATGCGTAAACTCGGAGCTTCTATCAATAAAACCAAAACAATTGCCATCTTTATCAACCAATTGCGTGAAAAAGTTGGGGTTATGTTTGGAAATCCAGAAACAACACCTGGTGGACGTGCTTTGAAATTCTACGCTTCAGTCCGTTTGGATGTTCGTGGAAGCACACAAATCAAAGGAACTGGTGACCAAAAAGATACCAATGTCGGTAAGGAAACCAAGATCAAGGTCGTGAAAAACAAGGTGGCTCCACCATTTAAGGAAGCCTTTGTTGAAATCATGTACGGAGAAGGTATTTCTAAGACCGGTGAGCTCTTGAAGATTGCAAGTGATTTGGATATCATCAAAAAAGCAGGAGCTTGGTACTCTTACAAGGATGAAAAGATCGGTCAGGGTTCTGAAAATGCTAAGAAATACTTGGCAGATCACCCAGAAGTCTTTGATGCCATCGACCATCAAGTCCGTGTTCAATATGGCTTGATTGAAGATGAAGAAGGAACAACTCCTACTTCTGTCGTTGAGGATCTAGCACCTAACCAAGAAGTAACACTTGACCTAGGCGAGGGACTTGAAATCGAAATTGAAGAATAA
- a CDS encoding competence/damage-inducible protein A, producing the protein MKAEIIAVGTEILTGQIVNTNAQFLSEKLAEIGVDVYFQTAVGDNEARLMSLLEIASSRSSLVILTGGLGPTEDDLTKQTLAKFFGKNLVFDPQAQEKLDQFFAQRPDYARTPNNERQAQIVEGATPLPNETGLAVGGVSEVDGVTYVVLPGPPSELKPMVLNQLLPKLMTGTKLYSRVLRFFGIGESQLVTILADLIDHQTDPTLAPYAKTGEVTLRLSTKAVSQEKADQALDTLENQILDRQTFEGLSLRDICYGYGEESSLASVVVEELKKRKKSITAAESLTAGLFQATLADFSGVSAIFNGGFVTYSLEEKSKMLDISEQELKEHGVVSEFTAKKMAEQARLKTQSDYGVSLTGVAGPDSLEGHPAGTVFIGLAHAKGAEVIKANIAGRSRADVRHIAVMHAFNLVRKALLSD; encoded by the coding sequence ATGAAAGCAGAAATCATTGCTGTAGGAACGGAAATTTTAACAGGGCAGATTGTCAATACCAACGCCCAGTTTTTATCAGAAAAGCTAGCAGAAATTGGAGTAGATGTCTACTTCCAAACAGCTGTGGGAGATAATGAAGCGCGTCTCATGTCCTTGCTAGAGATTGCGAGTTCGCGTAGTAGTCTAGTCATTTTGACAGGGGGCTTAGGGCCAACTGAGGATGATTTAACCAAACAAACTCTGGCAAAATTTTTTGGAAAAAACTTAGTGTTTGACCCTCAAGCGCAAGAAAAACTCGATCAATTTTTTGCTCAAAGGCCAGACTATGCTCGGACACCGAATAATGAGCGCCAAGCCCAAATTGTAGAAGGGGCAACTCCACTGCCAAATGAGACAGGTTTAGCAGTAGGAGGGGTGTCGGAAGTGGATGGCGTGACTTACGTGGTCCTCCCAGGACCGCCAAGTGAGTTGAAACCCATGGTCTTAAATCAACTCTTACCTAAGTTAATGACTGGTACCAAGTTGTACTCACGAGTGCTCCGTTTCTTTGGGATTGGTGAAAGTCAGTTGGTGACCATTTTGGCGGATTTGATTGACCATCAAACAGATCCGACCTTAGCTCCCTATGCCAAAACGGGAGAGGTGACCTTGCGCTTGTCTACAAAAGCAGTCAGTCAAGAAAAGGCTGATCAAGCATTGGACACCTTGGAAAATCAAATCTTAGATCGCCAGACTTTCGAGGGACTCTCTTTGCGAGACATCTGTTATGGATATGGGGAGGAGAGCAGCCTAGCAAGTGTCGTTGTAGAAGAGCTTAAGAAGAGAAAGAAAAGCATTACTGCAGCAGAGAGCTTGACGGCAGGCCTTTTTCAAGCGACATTAGCAGACTTTTCAGGCGTTTCTGCCATTTTTAATGGCGGTTTTGTCACATACAGTTTAGAAGAAAAGTCCAAGATGCTGGATATTTCCGAGCAAGAGCTGAAAGAACACGGGGTCGTTTCAGAGTTTACGGCTAAAAAAATGGCAGAGCAGGCACGGCTCAAGACTCAGTCTGATTATGGAGTCAGTTTGACGGGTGTGGCTGGGCCAGATAGCCTAGAGGGGCATCCAGCTGGGACAGTCTTTATTGGCTTGGCGCATGCAAAAGGGGCAGAGGTTATCAAGGCTAATATCGCAGGGCGGAGTCGAGCAGATGTACGTCACATCGCGGTCATGCATGCCTTTAACCTAGTTCGCAAGGCTTTATTAAGTGACTAA
- the brpA gene encoding biofilm formation/cell division transcriptional regulator BrpA: MVKKIIGMLLAFLAVTALGVGAYAYTIYYQGTETLSKKTYKKIGEETNVIEATEPLTILLMGVDTGNVERTDPWAGNSDSMILLTVNPKTKKTTMMSLERDILTKIETGNGQVQEAKLNAAYANGGAELAISTIQKMMNIHIDRYVMVNMQGLQQLVDAVGGITVNNTLGFPISIADQEEFNKISIGVGEQTLNGEEALVYSRMRYQDPEGDYGRQKRQREVIQKIMEKVLSLNSISHYQAILKALSDNMQTNVDLSASSIPQLLGYQDSFKNIETHQLRGEDAELQGISYQIVTREHMLEMQNLLRRSLGREDVAELETNAVLYENLYGRTVPSTNVSSEEIE, from the coding sequence ATGGTAAAAAAAATAATCGGAATGCTACTAGCTTTTCTAGCCGTAACGGCTTTAGGTGTGGGTGCATATGCCTATACTATTTATTATCAAGGAACTGAAACCTTAAGTAAAAAAACTTATAAGAAAATTGGTGAAGAAACCAACGTTATCGAAGCGACAGAGCCTTTAACTATTCTCTTGATGGGGGTGGATACGGGAAATGTGGAACGTACAGACCCCTGGGCGGGAAATAGTGATTCTATGATTCTCTTGACGGTTAATCCCAAAACCAAGAAAACCACTATGATGAGTTTGGAACGGGACATTTTGACCAAGATTGAGACTGGAAACGGTCAAGTTCAGGAAGCAAAACTCAATGCTGCCTATGCCAATGGCGGTGCGGAACTTGCAATTTCTACTATTCAAAAGATGATGAATATCCACATTGACCGCTATGTGATGGTCAACATGCAAGGACTCCAACAGCTAGTTGATGCAGTTGGGGGCATCACCGTCAACAATACACTCGGTTTTCCAATTTCGATTGCTGATCAGGAAGAATTTAATAAAATCTCGATTGGAGTCGGTGAGCAAACTTTGAATGGTGAGGAAGCCCTGGTCTATTCACGGATGCGTTATCAGGATCCTGAGGGAGACTATGGTCGTCAAAAACGTCAACGTGAAGTCATTCAAAAGATTATGGAAAAGGTCTTGAGCCTCAATAGTATCAGTCATTATCAAGCTATCTTAAAAGCGCTTAGTGATAATATGCAGACAAATGTTGATTTGTCTGCCTCCAGTATCCCACAACTACTTGGTTACCAAGATTCCTTTAAAAACATCGAAACTCATCAACTTCGTGGTGAAGATGCTGAGTTGCAAGGAATCTCTTACCAAATCGTAACGAGAGAGCATATGCTAGAAATGCAAAATCTCTTGCGTCGTTCCCTAGGGAGAGAGGATGTAGCAGAGTTGGAGACCAACGCTGTTCTGTATGAAAATCTTTATGGTCGAACAGTGCCTTCAACAAATGTTTCAAGTGAGGAAATAGAATAA
- a CDS encoding GNAT family N-acetyltransferase, translating to MEYELCIREAEAHDAAALVAFLDLVGQETDFTSLDENGILMTESEMALFIEKQATSDNQITLLALLNDEIAGVLNITAEQRIRIRHIGDIFLVIQRKFWNHGLGSILLEEGIEWAKTSGVLRRLQLSVQKRNEAAIHLYSKFGFVTEGLQERGAYLKEGIFLDVYLMGRLIDK from the coding sequence ATGGAGTATGAACTTTGTATTCGTGAGGCTGAAGCTCATGATGCCGCTGCTTTGGTTGCATTCTTGGATTTAGTTGGACAGGAGACAGATTTCACCAGTTTAGATGAAAATGGTATCCTGATGACAGAATCTGAAATGGCGCTTTTTATTGAAAAGCAAGCGACTTCAGATAACCAAATCACTCTCCTAGCTCTCCTGAATGATGAAATTGCAGGTGTTTTGAACATCACGGCAGAGCAACGTATACGGATTCGTCACATTGGGGATATCTTTTTGGTCATCCAAAGGAAGTTTTGGAATCATGGCTTAGGAAGCATACTCCTTGAAGAAGGAATTGAGTGGGCTAAAACCAGTGGAGTTCTGCGTCGTTTGCAGCTCAGTGTACAAAAGCGCAACGAGGCAGCTATCCACCTCTATTCAAAATTTGGATTTGTTACAGAAGGCTTACAAGAAAGAGGAGCCTATTTAAAAGAAGGGATATTTTTAGACGTTTACCTGATGGGTAGACTGATAGATAAATGA